The following DNA comes from Caulobacter mirabilis.
CGCGTCCGCTTCCGCAGCGGGCCCTACGACTATCTCGTCTTCCAGCGAGACATCGCCGGCGCCTGGAACGAGGACGGTACGCGCGACCACTACCAGGACGAGGGCGTGGCCGTGGAGAAGGACGGCAAGGTCGTGGGGGTGCGCCTCTGCCTGGGCCCGACCGAGAACAGCGGCTTCCCGAAGATGTACGACCGCCTGGAGCGCGAGGCGCGCGACCCGATCGACAGGCCCTAGGGCGCTCTTCCTCCGGCCGTCCCGGCGAAGGCCGGGATCCAGATCGCAGGGCTCAGTCTTGGCGCGACGCCACTCGCTGCCGAGCTTAACGAGAAAGGGACACGTACGCCTTGCGTACATGTCCCTGCGAACTCGGTGGGGGATTCTGGCGCCAGGCTCACCATTCTTCCAAGCAAAGGACGGGGGAGCCTTTTGAAAGGCGAATGAGGTGGGGGATTCTGTTGCCAGGCTCCCCCGGGCCCCGCCTAGGGATCTGAACCCCTAGGAGTTTATAGGCGAGTTCACCAGCACCGCATTACGCGGCGACAGCGTACTCTTCAGCGAAGTTATCGTTCGCATTTAGTTTAATGGCCCGAAACGGTGAGCCACGCCGGGACAAAGATACGCCTTTACACGTCTGTCGATGCTGATCGGCCCCGCGCTCCCCAGCGATACCTGGAGGAGTATTGGTGGAGCCGCCGGGAATCGCACCCGGGTCCAGTCCGCTTATTACACGCTCGTTTATGCCCATAGTCCGAGCGAGCCCGGACGATTCCAATATAGGGACGAATGGTTTCCGGGGAAAGAAGAAGGCGCGCGGCGATGCGGCCATCCCCGGGTTTTCCCCCTATTCCGAGACTCACTCAAAGGGCGCAGCCTCGACTCCTTGCCGCCCGTGAGGCGGAGGAAGGGGAGACTCTGCCATGAACAGGTTTGTCGCCGAGTTTATCGGCACTCTGGCTTTGGTTCTGTTCGGCTGCGGCGCGGCCGTCCTGGGGGGAGATCACGTCGGGCAGCTGGGCATCGCCCTGGCGTTCGGCTTCGCCATCGTCGCGATGGCCTACGGCATCGGCCCGGTCTCGGGCTGCCACGTCAATCCGGCGGTCAGCCTGGCGGTGTTCATCGCCGGGCGGATGAGCGCCAAGGACATGGTCGTCTACTGGATCGCCCAGTTCCTCGGCGCGCTGGTCGGCGCCGGCATCCTGATGGCCCTGGCCAAGGACGGCGCGGCCAGCGGCCTGGGCCACAACGGCTGGGGGCCGGGCTACGGCGGCGAGTACGGCATGCACGCGGCGCTGATCTTCGAGATCGTGATGACGGCGCTGTTCGTGATCGTGATCCTCGGTTCGACCGGTCCCGGCTCGGCGCCGGGCTTCGCGGGCCTGGGCATCGGCATCACCCTGGCGGTGATCCACATCGTCGGCATCCAGGTGACCGGCGTCTCGGTGAACCCGGCCCGCAGCTTCGGCCCGGCGGTCCTGGTCGGCGGTTCGGCGCTGGCGCAGCTGTGGCTGTTCTTCGTCGCCCCGGCCGTCGGCGCGGTGATCGGCGCGCTGCTCTACCGCTTCAACGTCCTGAAGGCGCCGGAGGCGTCCTAGCCTATCCCTGTCATCCCGGAAGCCGCGTAGCGGCTATCCGGGACCCGGCCCTTCGCCGGCTGGGTCCCGGCTCTTCGCTTCGCTACGGCCGGGATGACGGATCTATGGAGGCAGGCTCGTCGGCGTCGGCGGGAACCGGAACAGCCGCCGGCTGAGGCCGGTCGGTCGGCGCCGGCTTCAGCCGTCCGCCGCCGGCGATCAGGACTTCGTATTGCCGCTTCGCCGCGGCGAAGTCGGCCCCGCGCGGAAACATCACGTCGAACCGAGGCTCGTGGCCCAGCGCCGCGCCGAGGGCGACCGTCAGCACGTCGGCGACCGAGCCGACCTCCTCGTCCAGGCAGGCGCGGCGCAGGTGGCGCGCCTGGCCTGGCACGAGCAGCGTCAGGTCCCAGGACACCCCGTCGGCGCAGGCCGGGGCCGCCGCGCCGTCCGGCGCCTCGACCAGCACGAAGCGCGGCTCCGCCCACATGCGATGGCCGACCAGGGCGCGGATCTGCGGGACGTAGCCCTCGGCCAGCGGGACGTCGAAGGCCACCCGGCGGCCGATCCGCGGCTCGCAGCAGCCCAGCCCGGCCCGGGCCTGGACGAAGGCCCTGTCGTCGTCGCGCAGGACCAGCCGGATCACCGCCTGGCGGACGCCGCGCGAAGGGCGGGCCCAGATCTCGATGATCGCCTCGTTGCGGCGCAGGACCTGGCTCTGCAGCGGCTGCAGGCCCCAGAGGCGGTAGAGGGCTGGGTCGATACCGTTGTCGATCGCGGGGCTGCCCTGCCCACGCGTCGGTCTCCGGCCGCCCAGCGGGTCGGACGCTTCCGGCTCGGCGGGCCAGGCTTCGCTCCACCACAGGTTCGGGTCGGGAGCAGGCAGGGTCTCCGGCGGCGGCGGGATCGTCGAGGGCGGCGCCGCGGCCAGCAGCAGGGCGGTCAGGAGGGCGGCAGGCAGATCGGGTCTCCCCTACATGCCCTCGGCGCCCCTCTCGATCGAGAGCACGCCGGTGCGGGACAGTTCCACAAGACCGAGCGGGCGCATCAGTTCCACGAAGCTGTCGATCTTCGACGGCGCGCCGGTGATCTCGAACACGAAGCTCTCGGAGGTCGTATCGATGACCTTGGCCCGGAATATGTCGGACACGCGCAGGGCCTCGACCCGGTCGCCGCCGGTCCCGCGGACCTTGACCAGGGCCAGCTCGCGCTCGATGCCGTTGGGGTCGCGGGTTACATCCTGGACGCGCCGGACGCTGACCACCTTCGACAGCTGAGCCTCGATCTGGTCCAGCACGTGCGGCGCGCCGCGGGTCACGATCGTGATCCGGCTGGTGTGCGCCTTGCGGTCCGTCTCGGCGACCGTGAGGCTTTCGATGTTGTAGCCCCGGGCGGCGAACAGTCCGACCACGCGGTGCAGCACCCCGGCCTCGTTGTCGACGAGCAGGGCGAAGGTGGCGAGGTTCTCGACCTCTTCCGTGTGGGACATGTCGTAGGCGGAGGCGGGATTGGTCGCGGGATCGATGCTCATGAGGCCCCTTAAACCAGCTTCCGGCCCGCTTCGTCGATGACCGAGCCGATGTCCTCGACCTCTTCCGGCAGGATCATCTCGTTGTGCGCCTTGCCCGAGGGGATCATCGGCAGGCAGTTCTCCAGCTTGGCGACCCGGCAGTCGAAGATCACCGGGCGCGGCGTGTCGATCATCTCCTGGATCTTCGCATCCAGCTCTGCCGGGTCCTCGCAGCGGATGCCGACGGCGCCGTAGGCCTCGGCCAGCTTCACGAAGTCGGGCAGGCTCTCGCTGTAGGACTGGCTGTAGCGCTCGCCGTGCAGCAGCTGCTGCCACTGGCGGACCATGCCCATCCATTCGTTGTTTAGGATGAAGATCTTGATCGGCAGGTTGTACTGAACCGCCGTCGAGATCTCCTGCATGGTCATCTGGATGCTGGCCTCGCCGGCGATGTCGATGACCAGGCCGTCCGGATGCGCCAGCTGGGCGCCGACGGCGGCAGGCAGGCCGTAGCCCATGGTGCCCAGGCCGCCGGAGGTCATCCAGCGGTTGGGCTCCTCGAAGCGGTAGAACTGGGCGGCCCACATCTGGTGCTGGCCGACCTCGGTGGTGATGTAGGCGTCGCGGTCCTTGGTCAGGGCGTACAGTCGCTCGATCGCGTACTGCGGCTTGATGACCTCGTCGGAGGCCGCGTATTTGAGGCACTGGCGGGCGCGCCAGGCGTCGATCTGGGTCCACCAGTCGTCCAGGGCCTGGCGGTTGGCCGCGTAGCCGGCCTCCTTCCAGGCCGCGATCAGGTCGTCCAGCACGCTGCCAGCGTCGCCGACGATGCCGACGTCGACGCGGACGTTCTTGTTGATCGACGACGGGTCGATGTCGATGTGGATCTTCTTGCTGCCCGGCGAGAAGGCGTCCAGGCGGCCGGTGACGCGGTCGTCGAAGCGGGCCCCGACGCAGATCATCACGTCGCAGTCGTGCATGGCGTTGTTGGCTTCGAACGTCCCGTGCATGCCGACCATGCCCAGCCAGGCCGGATCGGCCGCCGGGAAGGCGCCCAGGCCCATCAGGGTCGAGGTGACCGGCGCGCCGGTCATGGCCGCGAAGGCGCGCAGGCTCTCGGCCGCCTTCGGACCGGCGTTGATCACTCCGCCGCCGGTGTAGAAGAGCGGCCGGCGGGCCTGGGCGATCATCCGGGCCGCCTCGGCGATGCGGGTCGCGTCGCCCTTGGTGCGCGGCGCGTAGCCGTGACCGAAGCGGACCTCCGAGGGCGACTGGTAGGCGCCCTTGGCGAACTGGACGTCCTTGGGGATGTCGATCAGCACGGGTCCGGGGCGGCCGCTGGTGGCGATGTGGAACGCCTCGTGGATGATCCGCGGCAGGTCGGCGACGTCCTTCACCAGGTAGTTGTGCTTGGTGCAGGCGCGGGTGATGCCGACGGTGTCCGCCTCCTGGAAGGCGTCGGTGCCGATCAGATGCGTCGGGACCTGGCCGGTGAAGACGACCATCGGGATCGAGTCCATCAGGGCGTCGACGATGCCGGTGATGGCGTTGGTCGCGCCCGGCCCGCTGGTGACCAGGACCACGCCCGGCTTGCCGGTCGAACGGGCGTAGCCCTCGGCCGCATGGGTCGCGCCCTGCTCGTGACGGACCAGGATGTGGCGCAGCCGCTCGCCGTGGGCGGCGCCGTCGTTGAACAGGGCGTCGTAGATCGGCAGCACCGCGCCGCCCGGATAGCCGAAGAGGGTGTCGACGCCCTGGTCGATGAGCGCCTGGACCACGATCTCGGCGCCGGTCATCTCGCGAGCGGCGGTCTGGGCGAAGGTCTTGGCGGTGGTCGGGGCGGTCATGTCGGGTCTCGGATCGGGCAGGGCGGGC
Coding sequences within:
- a CDS encoding aquaporin; the protein is MNRFVAEFIGTLALVLFGCGAAVLGGDHVGQLGIALAFGFAIVAMAYGIGPVSGCHVNPAVSLAVFIAGRMSAKDMVVYWIAQFLGALVGAGILMALAKDGAASGLGHNGWGPGYGGEYGMHAALIFEIVMTALFVIVILGSTGPGSAPGFAGLGIGITLAVIHIVGIQVTGVSVNPARSFGPAVLVGGSALAQLWLFFVAPAVGAVIGALLYRFNVLKAPEAS
- the ilvN gene encoding acetolactate synthase small subunit gives rise to the protein MSIDPATNPASAYDMSHTEEVENLATFALLVDNEAGVLHRVVGLFAARGYNIESLTVAETDRKAHTSRITIVTRGAPHVLDQIEAQLSKVVSVRRVQDVTRDPNGIERELALVKVRGTGGDRVEALRVSDIFRAKVIDTTSESFVFEITGAPSKIDSFVELMRPLGLVELSRTGVLSIERGAEGM
- a CDS encoding acetolactate synthase 3 large subunit; protein product: MTAPTTAKTFAQTAAREMTGAEIVVQALIDQGVDTLFGYPGGAVLPIYDALFNDGAAHGERLRHILVRHEQGATHAAEGYARSTGKPGVVLVTSGPGATNAITGIVDALMDSIPMVVFTGQVPTHLIGTDAFQEADTVGITRACTKHNYLVKDVADLPRIIHEAFHIATSGRPGPVLIDIPKDVQFAKGAYQSPSEVRFGHGYAPRTKGDATRIAEAARMIAQARRPLFYTGGGVINAGPKAAESLRAFAAMTGAPVTSTLMGLGAFPAADPAWLGMVGMHGTFEANNAMHDCDVMICVGARFDDRVTGRLDAFSPGSKKIHIDIDPSSINKNVRVDVGIVGDAGSVLDDLIAAWKEAGYAANRQALDDWWTQIDAWRARQCLKYAASDEVIKPQYAIERLYALTKDRDAYITTEVGQHQMWAAQFYRFEEPNRWMTSGGLGTMGYGLPAAVGAQLAHPDGLVIDIAGEASIQMTMQEISTAVQYNLPIKIFILNNEWMGMVRQWQQLLHGERYSQSYSESLPDFVKLAEAYGAVGIRCEDPAELDAKIQEMIDTPRPVIFDCRVAKLENCLPMIPSGKAHNEMILPEEVEDIGSVIDEAGRKLV